The Acyrthosiphon pisum isolate AL4f unplaced genomic scaffold, pea_aphid_22Mar2018_4r6ur Scaffold_10038;HRSCAF=10641, whole genome shotgun sequence genome has a window encoding:
- the LOC100570638 gene encoding gastric triacylglycerol lipase: protein MQSFKLEKCLLTVITLATIVVTTCDYATCLESSRRIKEYGYPLMTYQVWTADKYQLGIERIPYSKLRSNASTGKPVLLLHGLYLSSAIFTINNSSLSKSKTLQTTKTNL from the exons aTGCAATCGTTCAAACTGGAAAAATGTCTGCTAACCGTCATCACTCTAGCAACTATTGTTGTTACCACGTGTGATTACGCCACCTGCTTGGAGTCC tcgCGCAGAATCAAGGAATATGGCTATCCCCTGATGACGTATCAAGTCTGGACCGCTGACAAATATCAGTTGGGAATAGAGCGAATTCCGTACAGTAAACTCCGTAGCAACGCATCTACCGGTAAACCAGTCTTGTTATTGCACGGCTTGTACTTATCGTCGGCTATATTCACAATAAACAACTCGTCACTTAGTAAGTCCAAAACGCTACAAacgacaaaaacaaatttatag